In Gemmatimonadota bacterium, the following are encoded in one genomic region:
- a CDS encoding sigma-54-dependent Fis family transcriptional regulator, whose product MEGRTILVVDGETDSRRHAASILRNGGYDVQETGAAAEALRAARSEPPDVVLVDLALSDADPEQLIRTLSAKHPDTEIMLTTRQHEPPRQFRQLDVSDYIEKPVDAEELLTKMRMLDLRREFHQRFQLLGKNERFIAAMDSVLQVAPTGIQVLLTGESGTGKEGFARAIHHYSDRRDGPFIPINCGAIAEGVLESELFGHEKGAFTDAKGQRKGYFEQANGGTLLLDEIGDMPRSTQVKLLRVLEQQEFIRVGGSSPVKTDVRLIASTNRDLSGDIHDGTFRQDLYYRLNAVHIHLPALRERRDDIPRLIGHFMRHAPGKPGAPPPVFTEEALAALSDYDWPGNIRELRHLVESLVVTSGKARIDAEDLPDSIYTPPMANRALPVPQNRDPQDMDREMFYKILWQILTAIHELPAKISTALGRGSEQLPERFQLPPPAEADRVLEKPPSETAQYVEPSQDEAGPGFERHQNDAGPGFERHQDDAGPGFERPTEAVPTEAGLDRLRSMEDWEREAIRRALERNKGHRGRAAQELGISERSIYRKIRDYGLDEYA is encoded by the coding sequence TTGGAAGGTCGGACGATACTGGTCGTCGACGGTGAAACGGACAGCCGGCGTCACGCGGCGAGCATCCTGCGGAATGGGGGTTACGACGTGCAAGAGACCGGCGCCGCGGCCGAGGCGTTGCGTGCGGCGAGGTCGGAACCGCCGGATGTCGTCCTCGTCGATCTCGCCCTGAGCGACGCCGATCCGGAGCAGCTGATACGCACCCTTTCGGCGAAGCACCCCGATACCGAAATCATGCTCACCACCCGGCAGCATGAGCCTCCCCGGCAATTCCGCCAACTAGACGTCAGCGACTACATCGAGAAGCCCGTCGACGCCGAAGAACTGCTCACGAAAATGCGCATGCTGGACCTCCGGCGGGAGTTCCACCAGCGGTTCCAGCTCCTGGGCAAGAATGAGCGCTTCATCGCCGCCATGGACTCGGTGCTCCAGGTGGCGCCCACGGGGATCCAGGTCTTGCTTACGGGAGAAAGCGGCACCGGCAAGGAGGGATTCGCCCGGGCGATCCACCACTACAGCGACCGGCGCGACGGCCCTTTCATACCCATCAACTGCGGCGCCATCGCCGAAGGGGTGCTCGAAAGCGAGCTGTTCGGTCACGAAAAAGGCGCATTCACGGACGCCAAGGGCCAACGGAAGGGATACTTCGAGCAGGCGAACGGCGGCACGCTGCTCCTCGATGAAATCGGCGACATGCCCCGTTCGACGCAGGTAAAGCTGCTGCGCGTCCTGGAGCAGCAGGAGTTCATCCGTGTCGGCGGCTCGTCGCCGGTGAAGACCGACGTCCGCCTCATCGCATCGACCAACCGGGACCTCTCCGGGGACATCCACGACGGTACGTTCCGCCAGGACCTGTACTACCGGCTCAACGCCGTGCACATCCATCTGCCCGCCCTGCGGGAGCGCCGCGACGACATCCCCAGGTTGATCGGCCACTTCATGCGGCACGCCCCCGGGAAGCCCGGCGCACCCCCTCCCGTCTTCACAGAGGAAGCCCTGGCGGCCCTCTCCGACTACGATTGGCCGGGCAACATACGGGAACTGCGACACCTCGTCGAATCACTGGTGGTGACTTCCGGCAAGGCCAGGATCGACGCGGAAGACCTTCCGGACAGTATCTACACGCCGCCCATGGCGAACCGGGCCCTGCCGGTCCCGCAGAACCGCGACCCGCAGGACATGGACCGCGAGATGTTCTACAAGATCCTGTGGCAGATCCTGACCGCCATCCACGAACTCCCGGCCAAGATCTCCACGGCCCTCGGCCGGGGTTCGGAACAGCTTCCTGAACGTTTTCAGTTGCCGCCCCCCGCGGAAGCGGATCGGGTCCTCGAAAAGCCTCCCTCGGAAACGGCACAGTACGTCGAACCGTCCCAAGACGAAGCGGGTCCGGGTTTCGAACGGCACCAGAACGACGCGGGCCCGGGTTTCGAACGGCACCAGGACGACGCGGGCCCGGGTTTCGAACGGCCGACCGAGGCGGTGCCGACCGAGGCCGGACTGGACCGGTTGCGTTCCATGGAAGACTGGGAGCGGGAGGCCATACGCCGCGCGCTCGAGCGAAACAAAGGGCACCGGGGCCGGGCCGCGCAGGAACTCGGCATCAGCGAGCGGTCCATCTACCGCAAGATCAGGGACTACGGCCTGGACGAATACGCCTGA
- a CDS encoding sigma-54-dependent Fis family transcriptional regulator: MNSPTESVILLVEGSSRGRDEKHYGLTQRDHRVIAVENSDKALNVLATESPSVIISDLNAPGIDGLRLMGVALGRNPEVGVILMTDPGSMDLAVAAMKEGAYDVLEKPVYVEKLAAEIEKILDRQRIVQENQELLHQLDTRYGFENIVGRSASMQRIREQILQIADTQSTVLIFGESGTGKELVAHALHRASSRRNRSFVPVFCNALSEGVIESELFGHEKGAFTNAVKTYRGRFELADGGTLFLDEVGELAPSTQVKLLRVLQERKFQRVGSGNWLKTDTRVIAATNRDLEAEIESGRFREDLYYRLRVVTLSLPPLRERKEDLPLLIDHCIRRFGERENKPIERIDPPALEMLSTYHWPGNVRQLENCIEGMIVMGTGKTLTVADVPEFIRHTRPESTAVPLNEVPDRADDLSPDFILYLAGKIAEQRHVPVRPITDRALAVLAAVDWSADGASLRRCLETMILLADGDGLDMEDIPAEFLPERSGQSAANGEDGDGVDIRVGMTMKEGERRLIAATLAACGRNKARTARVLRIGQRTLFRKIKAYHLE; the protein is encoded by the coding sequence ATGAACAGTCCGACAGAATCGGTCATCCTGCTGGTTGAAGGTTCCTCCCGCGGCCGGGACGAGAAACACTACGGCCTCACCCAGCGGGATCACCGCGTGATCGCCGTGGAGAACAGCGACAAGGCGCTCAACGTCCTGGCGACGGAATCCCCGAGCGTCATCATCTCGGACCTGAATGCCCCCGGCATAGACGGCCTGCGCCTGATGGGCGTCGCCCTGGGCAGGAATCCCGAGGTGGGCGTCATCCTGATGACGGATCCCGGCTCCATGGACCTGGCCGTAGCCGCCATGAAGGAGGGGGCGTACGACGTACTCGAAAAACCCGTGTACGTGGAGAAGCTCGCGGCGGAAATCGAGAAGATCCTTGACCGCCAGCGCATCGTGCAGGAAAACCAGGAGTTGCTGCACCAGCTCGACACCCGGTACGGATTCGAGAACATCGTGGGACGGTCCGCATCCATGCAGCGTATCCGGGAGCAGATCCTCCAGATCGCCGATACCCAGTCCACGGTACTCATCTTCGGCGAGAGCGGCACGGGCAAGGAACTGGTGGCCCACGCCCTCCACCGCGCGAGTTCCCGGAGGAACAGGTCCTTCGTGCCCGTCTTCTGCAACGCCCTGTCGGAAGGGGTGATCGAGAGCGAACTGTTCGGCCACGAGAAAGGCGCTTTCACGAACGCGGTCAAGACCTACAGGGGCCGGTTCGAACTGGCCGACGGGGGCACGCTCTTCCTCGACGAGGTGGGCGAACTCGCGCCTTCCACCCAGGTGAAACTGCTGCGCGTCCTCCAGGAACGCAAGTTCCAGCGGGTGGGCAGCGGAAACTGGCTGAAGACGGACACCCGGGTCATCGCGGCGACGAACCGCGACCTCGAAGCCGAGATCGAAAGCGGACGCTTTCGGGAAGACCTCTATTACCGGCTGCGCGTGGTGACCCTCTCCCTGCCGCCACTGCGGGAACGGAAAGAGGATCTACCGCTGCTGATCGACCACTGCATCCGCCGGTTCGGCGAACGGGAGAATAAGCCGATCGAGCGTATCGACCCGCCGGCCCTGGAAATGCTTTCCACCTACCACTGGCCCGGGAACGTGCGCCAGCTGGAGAACTGCATCGAGGGCATGATCGTCATGGGTACGGGAAAGACCCTGACCGTGGCGGACGTCCCGGAATTCATACGGCATACCCGGCCGGAATCGACGGCGGTTCCGCTGAACGAAGTACCTGACCGGGCGGACGACCTGTCGCCGGACTTTATCCTCTACCTGGCCGGTAAAATCGCCGAACAGCGCCACGTGCCCGTCCGGCCCATCACCGACCGGGCCCTGGCCGTACTGGCCGCCGTCGATTGGTCGGCGGACGGCGCGTCGCTGCGACGGTGCCTGGAAACCATGATATTGCTCGCCGACGGGGACGGGCTGGACATGGAGGACATCCCGGCGGAATTCCTGCCCGAGCGGTCCGGCCAATCCGCCGCGAACGGCGAGGACGGAGACGGTGTGGACATCCGGGTGGGCATGACGATGAAGGAAGGCGAACGGAGACTGATCGCCGCGACCCTGGCCGCCTGCGGGCGGAACAAGGCGCGGACCGCCCGGGTCCTGCGGATCGGGCAGCGCACCCTCTTTCGGAAGATAAAGGCCTATCACCTGGAGTAG
- a CDS encoding SDR family oxidoreductase, with protein sequence MQDQERPAAQPGYRHPVGSRRVDPGLTAPACRTATNQESEIAMNRLEGQVAWITGAGSGIGRGIALALAREGADVILSSRRSEPLTTVAGEVEAAGRRAVIAPMDVTNRDQIDAAIARAVDQLSPVSVLVNNAGVNTPLRTATEMSVEDWDRVVDINLTGAFNCFRAVYESMKARGEGTVINVASMAGRQVSLLGGAAYCASKHGMVSLTHSINLEAAEFGLRASAILPGEVKTPILKNRPQPVSEKRLSLMLTPEDIADTVVFVLCQPARVVIPEMWVMPAYQVSAQPFP encoded by the coding sequence ATGCAAGATCAGGAAAGACCTGCTGCGCAGCCTGGATATCGACACCCGGTCGGTTCACGACGAGTTGACCCGGGCCTGACCGCTCCAGCGTGCCGGACGGCAACAAACCAGGAATCGGAGATCGCTATGAACAGACTCGAGGGACAGGTGGCCTGGATCACCGGCGCGGGTTCCGGCATCGGACGCGGCATCGCGCTGGCCCTGGCCCGGGAAGGCGCGGACGTGATCCTATCCAGCCGGCGGAGCGAGCCCCTAACGACCGTCGCCGGAGAGGTGGAAGCCGCGGGGCGGCGGGCGGTCATCGCCCCCATGGACGTGACCAACCGGGATCAGATCGACGCGGCGATTGCCCGGGCGGTCGATCAGCTAAGCCCGGTGTCGGTCCTGGTGAACAACGCGGGCGTCAATACGCCCCTGCGCACGGCGACCGAAATGTCGGTGGAGGACTGGGACCGCGTGGTCGACATCAATCTAACGGGCGCGTTCAACTGTTTCCGCGCGGTCTACGAATCCATGAAGGCGCGGGGTGAAGGCACCGTCATCAATGTCGCGTCCATGGCCGGACGCCAGGTGTCCCTCCTCGGCGGGGCCGCCTACTGCGCGTCAAAGCACGGCATGGTGTCGCTGACCCATTCAATCAACCTGGAAGCCGCCGAATTCGGGCTCCGCGCCAGCGCCATCCTGCCCGGCGAGGTGAAAACGCCCATCCTCAAGAACCGGCCCCAGCCCGTGTCGGAGAAGCGCCTGTCCCTGATGCTCACCCCCGAAGACATCGCGGACACCGTCGTTTTCGTGTTATGCCAGCCCGCCCGCGTGGTTATACCCGAAATGTGGGTCATGCCCGCCTACCAGGTATCGGCCCAGCCGTTTCCCTGA